A genomic region of Bremerella alba contains the following coding sequences:
- a CDS encoding sodium-translocating pyrophosphatase, translating to MFFGIWLLVLFASIVALVQAYFFFMGMVRADPGTTTMQRIAGYVREGANAYLTQQYMVVTIFFVAIAVVLALLAFVVEVQSRWVPFAFMTGGFFSGLAGWIGMKTATLASSRTAAGAQKSLNQGLQIAFRSGAVMGLTVVGLGLLDIVLWFGVLKWVFDLSLFNITTTMLCFGMGASCQALFARVGGGIFTKAADVGADLVGKVEQGIPEDDPRNPASIADNVGDNVGDVAGMGADLYESYCGSILATAALGVAAFSSPVMASAAGFDDVADAQIRAVFVPMLIAAFGTLLSIGGVYLVRTQEGASQKNLLAALSRGINVATAAVAVVSTIICILLMPAVPEASFHVGVAIPGVSLSIIVGLAAGWLIGKWTEYATSDEFTPTKKLAEQSETGPATIIIGGIADGMLSVWPPVIVISVATLASFGFANGWSFDDPNLFALGLYGVGIAAVGMLSTLGITLATDAYGPIADNAGGNAEMSHLEPIVRERTDALDSLGNTTAATGKGFAIGSAALTALALMAAYVEVVREGFDRWGSSVAAQVEYDTPTKIAPGLVILKEDQDGTDRVFGYLPMPADLRDVKIKQAWNQLGGDGKPAALSSDLVQIVTREQGEPRLQFATTGAHFVNVHEASLNDFTTYYEANVMNPKVLVGIFIGAMTTFVFCALTMKAVGRAAKGMVEEVRRQFREKPGIMDNSEEPDYSTPVAISTKAAQLEMIVPSLLGLLTPLAVGFLLGVGGVLGLLVGALTSGFCLAIFMANSGGSWDNAKKYIEAGHHGGKGSDAHKAAVVGDTVGDPFKDTSGPSLNILIKLMSMVSLVVGGFVVRYSLIAMGIF from the coding sequence ATGTTTTTCGGCATCTGGCTGTTAGTACTTTTTGCGTCGATTGTGGCCCTCGTTCAGGCCTACTTCTTTTTCATGGGCATGGTCAGGGCTGACCCCGGCACAACGACCATGCAGCGAATCGCCGGATACGTTCGCGAAGGGGCAAACGCCTATCTGACTCAGCAGTACATGGTGGTGACGATCTTTTTTGTAGCCATCGCCGTCGTTCTTGCTTTGTTGGCGTTTGTCGTCGAGGTGCAAAGCCGCTGGGTTCCGTTTGCATTCATGACAGGCGGTTTTTTTTCAGGGCTAGCCGGTTGGATCGGGATGAAGACCGCCACGCTGGCCAGCAGCCGGACGGCCGCCGGAGCCCAAAAATCACTCAACCAGGGATTACAGATCGCCTTTCGCAGTGGCGCTGTCATGGGCTTAACGGTCGTGGGACTGGGCCTGTTAGACATCGTGCTTTGGTTTGGTGTGCTGAAGTGGGTCTTCGATCTCTCCCTATTTAATATCACAACCACGATGCTTTGCTTTGGCATGGGAGCGAGTTGCCAGGCATTGTTCGCACGGGTCGGCGGGGGGATCTTTACGAAAGCTGCCGACGTCGGTGCCGACCTGGTGGGCAAGGTCGAGCAAGGCATTCCCGAAGATGATCCCCGCAACCCGGCATCGATTGCCGACAACGTTGGTGACAACGTCGGCGATGTCGCCGGGATGGGTGCCGACCTATACGAAAGCTACTGCGGCAGCATTTTGGCCACCGCCGCGCTGGGCGTAGCGGCGTTCTCTTCCCCGGTGATGGCCAGTGCCGCTGGCTTTGACGACGTCGCGGATGCCCAGATTCGCGCGGTGTTTGTCCCGATGTTGATTGCTGCATTTGGCACGCTACTTTCCATCGGCGGCGTCTATCTTGTTCGTACGCAGGAAGGGGCTTCGCAGAAGAATCTGCTGGCCGCTCTTTCGCGCGGGATCAACGTGGCTACAGCCGCCGTAGCGGTGGTCTCCACCATCATTTGCATTCTGCTAATGCCAGCCGTTCCGGAGGCCTCGTTTCATGTCGGCGTTGCCATTCCCGGTGTTTCGCTGAGTATTATCGTCGGGCTCGCCGCTGGATGGTTGATCGGCAAGTGGACCGAGTACGCCACGAGCGACGAATTCACGCCTACCAAAAAGTTAGCCGAACAATCTGAGACCGGGCCTGCCACCATTATCATCGGAGGAATCGCCGACGGTATGCTCAGCGTCTGGCCTCCCGTCATTGTGATTTCGGTCGCCACGTTGGCCTCGTTTGGATTCGCCAATGGCTGGAGCTTTGACGACCCCAACTTGTTTGCCCTGGGTCTGTATGGCGTGGGAATCGCAGCCGTCGGAATGCTCAGCACCCTCGGCATCACCCTGGCAACGGACGCTTACGGCCCGATTGCCGACAATGCCGGGGGTAACGCCGAAATGTCGCACTTGGAGCCGATCGTCCGCGAACGTACCGACGCGTTGGACAGCCTGGGCAATACGACCGCGGCAACTGGCAAGGGCTTCGCCATAGGCTCGGCCGCGCTGACGGCTTTGGCGTTGATGGCAGCTTACGTCGAAGTTGTTCGCGAAGGCTTCGATCGCTGGGGAAGCAGTGTCGCCGCTCAGGTCGAATACGATACGCCCACCAAGATCGCCCCAGGCCTTGTCATTCTGAAGGAAGATCAAGACGGCACCGATCGTGTATTCGGTTACTTGCCGATGCCGGCCGACCTTCGTGATGTAAAGATCAAGCAAGCGTGGAACCAACTGGGCGGCGACGGAAAGCCTGCGGCTCTTTCTTCTGACTTGGTTCAGATCGTTACGCGAGAGCAGGGGGAACCTCGCCTGCAGTTCGCGACGACCGGCGCGCATTTTGTGAATGTCCACGAGGCCAGCCTCAATGACTTCACGACTTACTACGAAGCGAACGTCATGAACCCCAAGGTGTTGGTGGGGATCTTTATCGGAGCGATGACCACGTTTGTCTTCTGTGCGTTAACGATGAAAGCGGTCGGACGTGCGGCCAAAGGGATGGTAGAAGAAGTCCGTCGGCAGTTCCGCGAGAAGCCTGGCATCATGGACAATAGCGAAGAACCAGACTACTCGACCCCGGTCGCAATCAGCACCAAGGCGGCCCAATTGGAAATGATCGTCCCCTCGCTACTGGGCTTGCTCACGCCGCTTGCCGTCGGCTTTTTGCTGGGCGTAGGAGGGGTGCTGGGGTTGCTTGTAGGCGCACTGACCAGCGGCTTCTGCCTGGCGATCTTTATGGCCAATAGCGGTGGCAGCTGGGACAATGCCAAGAAATACATCGAAGCTGGCCATCACGGCGGCAAGGGAAGCGATGCCCACAAAGCGGCCGTCGTAGGCGATACAGTCGGCGACCCATTCAAAGACACCAGCGGACCAAGCTTGAACATCTTGATCAAGCTGATGAGCATGGTCAGTCTGGTCGTGGGCGGGTTTGTCGTGCGTTATAGCTTGATCGCAATGGGGATTTTTTAA
- a CDS encoding MotA/TolQ/ExbB proton channel family protein has product MYFQFNCPECGQKLKVRQELAGQKRSCPYCKKSVHIPHVQEEPDQLPSLDSPSLPEFGGGSTSSGPGLDLGDLSSESAAAAPSGPVVKTGGARKGAPAAKKKTTTAAAPASSSSGEGDFTDPSNVNLWLSGLIGFSSMVVFMGLMYFSKGTYIGGLFWIGGFQAVGIQSLSTFLFFWAVTILWMKHRKIMRQKDYLLMDVLPTDISQEIRVDTLSKFVEHIQGLPGHDGESFLINRVLRGLQHFRVRQNASETATMMASQSEIDYNNVTSSYSYLRVLIWAIPTMGFIGTVLGISLAVTELSGALGGGDLDKLTASLQGMFSGLGTAFNTTLVALVMSMIIKFPLSSLQRSEEGVLNWVDEYCNENLIRRLNDGREKAEDKPTSPYDTKVFRRAVEEAMAAQQGELEAWIKKLELVGQTITEQTSKGWDEINGKILTSQEETTNKLLDVVNAKTVDMQKRQEEQQTLMQDQLNQMQEVAAQLQSTLGQLASASVDSHIKVNETMTDTSERLEKYLGGVEQGLSGLSEVLSKLGNESVVVQQVESSNGSGGGWFGFGGGSKAKTRRNGRR; this is encoded by the coding sequence ATGTATTTCCAGTTCAATTGTCCCGAGTGCGGTCAGAAGCTCAAAGTCCGTCAAGAACTCGCCGGGCAAAAGCGTAGTTGCCCCTACTGCAAAAAGAGTGTCCACATTCCTCATGTCCAGGAAGAGCCGGATCAACTCCCTTCGCTTGACTCACCCTCGCTGCCTGAATTTGGTGGCGGCTCGACTTCGTCTGGGCCTGGGCTCGACTTAGGCGATCTTTCATCGGAATCGGCTGCCGCCGCGCCGAGTGGCCCGGTCGTGAAAACGGGCGGAGCGAGAAAAGGTGCCCCGGCGGCCAAAAAGAAGACCACCACTGCCGCAGCCCCCGCGAGCAGCTCTTCGGGCGAAGGAGACTTCACCGATCCGAGCAACGTGAACTTGTGGCTGTCGGGCCTGATCGGCTTCTCGTCGATGGTCGTCTTCATGGGGCTGATGTACTTCTCTAAGGGAACCTACATCGGCGGATTGTTCTGGATCGGTGGTTTTCAGGCCGTCGGCATTCAGTCGCTTAGTACGTTCCTGTTTTTCTGGGCCGTGACCATCTTGTGGATGAAGCATCGCAAGATCATGCGTCAGAAGGACTACCTGCTGATGGACGTTCTGCCGACCGATATCTCGCAAGAGATTCGCGTCGACACCCTCAGCAAGTTTGTCGAGCACATTCAGGGGCTGCCTGGTCATGACGGCGAAAGCTTTTTGATCAACCGTGTGCTTCGCGGTTTGCAGCACTTCCGCGTGCGTCAGAATGCGTCGGAAACGGCGACAATGATGGCCTCGCAGTCAGAGATCGACTACAACAACGTCACGTCCAGTTACTCTTATCTGCGCGTGCTGATCTGGGCAATCCCGACCATGGGTTTTATCGGTACGGTGCTCGGTATTAGCTTGGCGGTGACCGAGCTCTCCGGTGCGTTGGGCGGTGGCGACCTCGACAAACTGACCGCTTCGTTGCAGGGGATGTTCAGTGGTCTGGGTACGGCGTTTAACACGACCCTGGTCGCCCTGGTGATGAGCATGATCATTAAGTTCCCCTTGTCCTCGCTGCAGAGAAGCGAAGAAGGGGTGCTCAACTGGGTCGACGAGTACTGCAATGAAAACCTGATCCGCCGCTTGAACGATGGCCGCGAAAAGGCCGAAGACAAGCCGACTTCCCCTTACGATACGAAAGTCTTCCGTCGAGCTGTCGAAGAAGCGATGGCAGCCCAACAAGGAGAGCTCGAAGCCTGGATCAAGAAACTGGAGCTGGTCGGCCAGACAATCACCGAGCAAACCTCGAAGGGTTGGGACGAGATCAACGGCAAGATTCTGACCAGCCAGGAAGAAACGACCAACAAGCTGTTGGACGTGGTCAATGCCAAGACGGTCGACATGCAAAAGCGTCAGGAAGAGCAACAGACCCTCATGCAGGATCAGCTCAACCAGATGCAGGAAGTTGCCGCCCAGTTGCAAAGCACGCTGGGACAACTGGCCAGTGCCTCGGTCGATTCGCACATCAAGGTCAACGAAACGATGACGGACACCTCGGAACGTCTCGAGAAATATCTCGGGGGTGTCGAGCAAGGACTTAGCGGTTTGTCGGAAGTGCTCAGCAAGCTCGGCAACGAGTCGGTTGTCGTGCAGCAGGTCGAATCCTCTAACGGTTCTGGCGGCGGATGGTTTGGCTTCGGTGGCGGCAGCAAAGCTAAAACCCGACGAAACGGGAGACGCTAA
- the tig gene encoding trigger factor, whose product MSSPETENAENAVAEAEDSKKLNLDVKVDAPSSCQRHVTVTVSREDIDRYFDVAIEDMVPNAAVPGFRKGNAPKKLVEKRFRAEVKDQVKGTLLMDSMTQATEEQSFSAISEPDFNYSVIEMPEEGDLTFEFDIEVRPEFDLPKWKGLKLEKPTRGFEKEDIDKHLKQVLGRYASLVPHEGAADEDDHLVCNLTFKHDGKKIEHAEEESIRLRDTLSFQDAKWEDFGKEMAGAKAGDKKTVTLTISDEAANEEMRGKEVEMEIEVLEVKRTELPEMDEAFLKQVGGFESEGDLRDYVKQDMERQMNYYQQQRLRQQITEELTKGADWELPPELLKRQSARELERAVMELRSAGFGEEDIQAHRNELRQNSMASTRKALKEHFILERIAEDESVEESQQDYDMEVMQIAMQRGESPRRIRAQLEKGGMMDVLRNQIIERKVIELIQGEATVSEVDADLQQSKTSAVNLLICGEGDNAAPATEEEAKDAE is encoded by the coding sequence ATGAGTTCGCCTGAAACCGAAAACGCTGAAAATGCAGTAGCTGAAGCAGAAGACTCCAAGAAGTTGAACTTGGACGTTAAGGTCGACGCCCCTAGCTCGTGCCAGCGTCACGTCACGGTGACTGTTTCCCGTGAAGACATTGATCGCTACTTCGATGTCGCCATCGAAGACATGGTCCCGAATGCAGCTGTACCAGGTTTCCGCAAGGGAAATGCCCCGAAGAAGCTGGTCGAGAAGCGGTTCCGCGCCGAAGTGAAGGATCAGGTCAAAGGGACGCTGCTAATGGACAGCATGACCCAAGCGACCGAAGAGCAATCCTTTTCTGCGATCAGCGAGCCTGATTTCAACTACTCGGTCATCGAAATGCCAGAAGAAGGCGATCTGACCTTCGAATTCGATATCGAAGTCCGTCCCGAGTTCGACCTGCCGAAGTGGAAAGGTCTGAAGCTCGAAAAGCCGACCCGCGGCTTCGAGAAGGAAGACATCGACAAACACCTGAAGCAGGTTCTCGGTCGCTACGCTTCGCTGGTTCCGCACGAAGGTGCCGCCGACGAAGACGACCACTTGGTGTGCAATCTGACCTTCAAGCACGACGGCAAGAAGATCGAACACGCTGAAGAAGAATCGATTCGTCTGCGTGACACGCTCAGCTTCCAGGATGCCAAATGGGAAGACTTCGGCAAGGAAATGGCCGGAGCCAAAGCGGGCGACAAGAAGACCGTGACCCTAACCATCAGCGACGAAGCCGCCAACGAAGAAATGCGTGGCAAAGAAGTCGAGATGGAAATCGAAGTCCTCGAAGTCAAGCGAACCGAACTGCCGGAAATGGACGAAGCGTTCCTGAAGCAGGTCGGTGGCTTCGAAAGCGAAGGGGATCTGCGTGACTATGTCAAACAAGACATGGAACGCCAGATGAACTATTACCAACAGCAGCGTCTGCGTCAGCAAATCACCGAAGAGCTGACCAAGGGTGCCGACTGGGAATTGCCTCCAGAACTGCTCAAACGTCAGTCCGCTCGCGAACTGGAACGAGCCGTGATGGAACTTCGCTCGGCAGGTTTCGGCGAAGAAGACATCCAAGCCCACCGTAACGAGCTGCGTCAAAACAGCATGGCTTCGACCCGCAAGGCCCTGAAGGAACACTTCATCCTCGAACGGATTGCGGAAGACGAAAGTGTCGAAGAAAGCCAGCAAGACTACGACATGGAAGTGATGCAGATCGCCATGCAGCGAGGCGAATCGCCACGTCGTATCCGTGCTCAGCTGGAAAAAGGCGGCATGATGGACGTGCTGCGAAACCAGATCATCGAACGCAAAGTGATCGAACTCATCCAGGGCGAAGCTACCGTCTCGGAAGTCGACGCCGATCTGCAGCAAAGCAAGACTTCGGCCGTCAATCTGTTGATCTGCGGTGAAGGCGACAACGCCGCCCCTGCGACCGAAGAAGAAGCCAAGGACGCCGAATAA
- a CDS encoding ClpP family protease, which translates to MNSQFPNAPVGPMAMAYADYQRQRQMTLGDLLLENRIVFLQGEIYDGNANELVMKLLYLQSENRRKQVHFYINSPGGSVTSTMAIYDTMQMLSCPVATYCVGLAASGGAILLAGGAAGKRFILPHAKVMIHQPHGGVGGQVSDIEIQANEIIKTREELNKILAAHCDQPEEKIAKDVSRDFYMNATEAKEYRIVDEILTKPPEEAGEED; encoded by the coding sequence ATGAATTCACAATTCCCCAATGCCCCTGTCGGGCCCATGGCCATGGCCTATGCCGATTATCAGCGGCAGCGCCAGATGACCCTTGGCGACCTGCTCTTGGAAAACCGGATCGTCTTCCTGCAGGGCGAAATTTACGACGGCAACGCCAATGAATTGGTCATGAAGCTGTTGTATCTTCAAAGCGAAAACCGCCGTAAACAGGTTCACTTCTACATCAACAGCCCCGGTGGTAGCGTCACCTCGACGATGGCTATCTACGACACCATGCAAATGCTGTCGTGCCCCGTCGCGACATACTGCGTTGGGTTGGCCGCCAGTGGTGGTGCCATTCTGCTTGCCGGTGGTGCCGCTGGTAAGCGTTTCATCTTGCCGCACGCCAAGGTCATGATTCACCAACCGCATGGTGGTGTCGGCGGCCAGGTGAGTGACATCGAAATTCAGGCCAACGAAATCATCAAGACGCGTGAAGAGCTGAACAAGATCCTCGCCGCACACTGCGATCAACCCGAAGAGAAAATCGCCAAAGACGTCAGTCGCGACTTCTACATGAACGCCACCGAGGCGAAGGAATATCGGATCGTCGACGAAATCCTCACTAAGCCGCCAGAAGAAGCTGGCGAAGAGGACTAA
- the clpP gene encoding ATP-dependent Clp endopeptidase proteolytic subunit ClpP has protein sequence MPLIPYVVEKSGREERVFDIYSRLLKDRIIFLGTGVNDEVANLIVAQMLFLQSEDPKADINLYVNSPGGSVSAGMAIYDTMQFVTCDVATYCIGQAASMGAVLLTAGAAGKRYALPNARVMIHQPLAGMQGTAEDILIHATEFKRIKHRMNEILLKHTGKPIDQIEADTDRDRFLSAQEASEYGLIDKVVEHMPS, from the coding sequence ATGCCTCTGATTCCTTACGTGGTGGAAAAAAGCGGACGTGAAGAACGCGTCTTCGACATCTACAGCCGGCTGCTCAAGGACCGGATTATCTTTCTGGGAACCGGCGTGAACGACGAGGTCGCCAACCTGATCGTCGCTCAGATGCTGTTCCTCCAGTCGGAAGACCCCAAGGCCGACATCAATCTGTACGTAAACAGCCCCGGTGGCAGCGTCAGCGCCGGGATGGCCATTTACGACACCATGCAGTTTGTTACCTGCGACGTGGCCACCTACTGCATCGGCCAAGCCGCTTCGATGGGCGCGGTTCTGCTGACCGCCGGCGCCGCTGGCAAGCGATACGCGTTGCCCAATGCCCGCGTCATGATCCACCAACCACTGGCCGGCATGCAGGGTACCGCCGAAGACATCCTGATCCACGCCACCGAGTTCAAGCGCATCAAACACCGCATGAACGAGATCTTGCTGAAGCACACCGGCAAGCCGATCGACCAAATTGAAGCCGACACCGATCGCGACCGCTTCTTAAGCGCTCAGGAAGCGTCCGAGTACGGTTTGATCGACAAAGTCGTCGAACACATGCCTAGCTAG
- a CDS encoding VOC family protein codes for MKFWTGVITEKLAESKSFYVNLFGCEVLFEENWFVLLQLGPSELGFLRPEMEGQHPLFQKANPGHGMWITVEVEDATAERERIKKLGQPIEQELRDEAWGDRHFVLKDPNGIGVDVVQRLG; via the coding sequence ATGAAATTTTGGACCGGTGTGATTACCGAAAAACTAGCAGAGTCGAAGTCGTTCTATGTGAACCTGTTTGGCTGCGAGGTTCTCTTCGAAGAAAACTGGTTCGTGCTGCTGCAACTTGGTCCCAGTGAACTGGGCTTTCTACGCCCCGAGATGGAGGGCCAGCATCCATTGTTTCAAAAAGCAAATCCCGGCCACGGCATGTGGATCACTGTGGAAGTTGAAGACGCAACGGCCGAGCGCGAGCGAATCAAAAAATTAGGCCAGCCGATCGAACAAGAGCTACGCGACGAAGCGTGGGGTGACCGGCACTTTGTCTTGAAAGATCCCAACGGCATCGGGGTAGATGTAGTGCAGCGACTGGGGTGA
- a CDS encoding helix-turn-helix domain-containing protein, with protein sequence MLFNCLPSPGLRPLVSHYWVSRNNRQVTHAILPDGSVDLVFAANATSTECWLFGTSTSAAEVPLVADTNYLGVRFRPGQARHFMSLAAKELTDHHEAASEVLRFSLEDVPEQIATPQVFQRLDQLLANHLACRHPDEHRVDQVIRWIEKHSGNVRIEEAASMYGRSRRQLERTFLDDVGISPKLFASIVRFQTAAALIGRPSAKLADVALAAGYTDQSHMTNDFRRLTGNSPVRFLKKHVAFLQDEND encoded by the coding sequence GTGCTTTTCAATTGCCTCCCATCGCCGGGACTCCGTCCGCTGGTCAGTCACTACTGGGTGAGCCGCAACAATCGCCAGGTGACGCATGCGATCTTGCCCGATGGATCGGTTGATCTGGTCTTTGCCGCCAATGCGACTTCGACGGAATGCTGGTTGTTTGGAACTTCCACTTCGGCCGCCGAAGTTCCGTTGGTTGCCGATACCAACTATCTGGGCGTCCGTTTCCGCCCTGGTCAGGCTCGCCACTTTATGTCGCTGGCAGCGAAAGAACTTACCGACCACCACGAGGCGGCGTCTGAAGTACTTCGGTTCTCGCTGGAAGATGTGCCGGAGCAGATCGCCACGCCGCAGGTTTTCCAGCGTTTGGACCAGCTTTTGGCGAATCATCTTGCCTGCCGTCATCCTGACGAGCATCGAGTCGATCAGGTCATTCGTTGGATCGAGAAACATTCCGGCAACGTCCGCATTGAAGAAGCGGCTAGTATGTACGGAAGAAGTCGGCGGCAATTGGAACGCACGTTTCTCGACGACGTGGGCATTTCGCCGAAGCTGTTTGCGTCGATCGTCAGGTTTCAAACTGCGGCCGCTTTGATCGGTCGCCCCAGTGCCAAGTTGGCCGATGTGGCTCTCGCCGCGGGATATACGGATCAAAGCCACATGACCAACGACTTTCGTCGACTGACGGGCAATTCGCCGGTGCGGTTCCTGAAGAAACATGTCGCATTCTTGCAAGACGAAAACGACTAG
- a CDS encoding putative signal transducing protein, giving the protein MPMSEFLKIASYANAADADHLKAVLQDHGIRAFVDGGDLQTSLSYIGSALGGVHVIVRSVEAEKALDIVEELSQESHEPTGDPWYCGTCEEVVDAGFQVCWSCGGERSEVEAAMPAIAELDETEEQGSLLEDSDEPLPDKEHFDEGNPYASPQAKVAGAERPTGVNEISEEAEAMLVRAWRASILGITFVPFFANLYSMYLLFAALRESTQFTSDGNWRFNAAFLLNLLSGSVWGSFFFFMFRPPAA; this is encoded by the coding sequence ATGCCTATGTCTGAATTCCTCAAAATCGCCAGCTACGCCAATGCCGCTGATGCCGATCATTTAAAGGCCGTGCTGCAAGATCATGGCATTCGGGCGTTTGTAGACGGCGGCGATCTGCAGACATCGCTTAGCTATATCGGTAGTGCTCTGGGCGGGGTGCATGTGATTGTTCGCTCGGTTGAGGCCGAAAAGGCGCTGGACATCGTCGAAGAGCTGAGCCAAGAAAGTCACGAGCCGACCGGCGACCCCTGGTACTGCGGCACGTGCGAGGAAGTCGTTGATGCAGGCTTTCAGGTCTGTTGGTCCTGCGGTGGCGAACGCAGCGAAGTGGAAGCCGCAATGCCAGCGATCGCAGAACTTGATGAGACGGAAGAGCAAGGGTCCCTGCTGGAAGACAGCGACGAGCCACTGCCTGATAAAGAGCACTTCGACGAGGGGAACCCGTACGCTTCACCACAAGCAAAAGTCGCAGGTGCCGAAAGGCCAACTGGGGTAAACGAGATCAGCGAAGAAGCGGAAGCCATGCTCGTCCGGGCCTGGCGAGCATCGATATTAGGGATAACTTTCGTGCCCTTTTTCGCGAACCTCTACTCGATGTACCTGCTGTTTGCCGCCCTGAGAGAATCGACTCAATTCACTTCAGATGGCAATTGGCGATTCAACGCGGCGTTCCTCTTAAATTTGCTCAGTGGTAGCGTCTGGGGTTCCTTCTTTTTCTTTATGTTTCGACCCCCGGCCGCTTGA